Genomic window (Bosea vaviloviae):
GACTGATCCCGTAAACCTCGCAAAGCTCGGTCATCGACACGTCGCCCGCCAGCCAGTCGGCTATGAAACGCACCCGTTCGTCCATGGCACAGCTCTCTCGCCACGGCATGGTCCAGCCCTCCCAACTATCCAGGGAAAAACTGTCACCCTTCTATCCGGGCTCGTCTGTCACCAATCTATCCAGGCAGGACACCCCGGGCCCTTCTCCCCTGGCGGGAGAAGGTGGCTCGGCGAAGCCGAGACGGATGAGGGGGGCGCTGTGAGCTCTCCGTCTGGCTGAGAACACGACGCCAACCGTAAAGGGCACGGCGCCCCCTCATCCGCCCCTGCCGGGGCACCTTCTCCCGCGAGGGGAGAAGGGAAGTGGGCGTCGTGGCACAGCCTGCCTCTACACCCCCGCGGTGAGGTCGATCTCGGACTGGCTTGCCATGTCCTTGCCGAACCATGCCCGGATCGAGGCCGCGCGCTTGCCGAGATAGCGCGGCTTGTCGTCGTCGAGGATCATCGGCAGGTCGTGGCCGGGCACGACCACGGTGCCAGGTCGCTCGCGCCAGCGCGACCAGATCATCTCGATCGTCGCCCTGCTCACAGCCGGATCATAGGTCATGTCGGTGTCGCGCGAGATCAGTTCGGCACGGTTCTTGGCGGCGTCGCCGGTGAAGATCACATCCCTCTCCGGGGTGCGCAGATGGTAGATCAGGCATCCCGGCGTATGGCCTGGCGCGATATGAGCCGTCATGCCGGGGAAGACCTCTGCCCCGTCCTGAACCGTCTCGCATGTCGGCCAGTCCGAGAGCGTCCGCATATAGAGCTCAGGCACCGGCGTCTCGCCCCAGGGCTCGTCCAGCGCCCATGCCAATTCGACAGCTCCGACCACGATGCGGGCACCCCGGAACAGCGTCCAGTTCACGGAATGGTCGTAGTGGGAATGCGTCAGCAGCAGGTCGGTGACATCAGACGGCTTCAGGCCCTCCCGGCTAAGCTGCTCGATCAGCAATTTGCGCATGCCGAAATTGCCCGCATCCACCAATGCGACGCGGCCGGCGGCCCTCAGAAGCACGACCGAGCTCCAGCCCAAGCCACCATGGCAGACCGACTTGCCGGGATAGCCGCAGACCAGGATGCGCAACGGCCCGTCGGCCAGCTCCGGAGGGGTCTCGAACATCGTCATACCATCGCTC
Coding sequences:
- a CDS encoding MBL fold metallo-hydrolase, which produces MTMFETPPELADGPLRILVCGYPGKSVCHGGLGWSSVVLLRAAGRVALVDAGNFGMRKLLIEQLSREGLKPSDVTDLLLTHSHYDHSVNWTLFRGARIVVGAVELAWALDEPWGETPVPELYMRTLSDWPTCETVQDGAEVFPGMTAHIAPGHTPGCLIYHLRTPERDVIFTGDAAKNRAELISRDTDMTYDPAVSRATIEMIWSRWRERPGTVVVPGHDLPMILDDDKPRYLGKRAASIRAWFGKDMASQSEIDLTAGV